AACATAAGCGCCATCTTTTCATCACAGCGAGCATGCATGAGGAAGTCCTCGGAATCTCCAAAGTTGCCATGACCTGTTTCCAGTGGATCTGGGTCTGGTTcctaaaaatatgaatataatttaaacttcaaaaatgatgataaaattttaatatacttgagaaaatatttttatatttaacatGTTTTTAGAGAAATAaacacgttttttttttttttttttttttaattaaagattagttttataattttttacaaataagTGGGGAAAAAGCCGCCCACTCTCTTTTTAGGGGGATTCACCAGAACCCACTCCCCCTTACCCCTTCGCTTCACAAAGAAAGTATAAGCTATCGACCTATTGAAAACCACTTACGTCCAACTTAAGCTCCAATTTCGCCGTAGGATGCTGAGATGGACTGCTACCGATCTCTCGCTTAACCACATACTTGACATCTTCGGACAAAGTAAGGAACTCCGCAGGATGTCTGCTTTTGAGGTGATTCCTTAGACAAGTTGTACCTCGTCCTTTTCGCGAATAGTTCCTTTGGCACAGGCAGCATGTGGCAACAGTGTCCGAAGCCTTGTAAAAGAACTGCCACACATTGCTTTTCTTGCTCATTTCTTTTTATATGCTGAGCTTTTACCAAAGGTACAAGTAATAATTTTTTGCGGATGTCCACATCCGCCCAACATCCGTTCTGCGGCAGAGTTTCAACATCCCTGGTTTAAAAATGAGAAATCGATACACAAACTATCGATAGGTTTACAGAGTTGCCCGCCAATAACAGCAGTTGCTGAGAAACAGCAAGAGCATTGGGGTCTTTGttcatttatttgcaaattactATAAAATGCCATGCGCCATGGATTTGCCAAGGACGCCCGATGAACTGGCCGACCAGGCCATGGAAGGCACCGCTTCGAAGGATTTGCTCAAGGACTCCAGCCGCTGGCACTCGATTCCCCTTCTTAACTACACACCTCTTCATAAGCTGAAGGACCAAACATTGGTACGCTTCCGCGGAATGATTCAGGACATGATGGACCCGGAGATCTTTCTGGAGAGGTACGAGGTGAAGTCCTCTAATGGGATCAAACGCTTCCAGGACGGCAAATTTAGAGATTGCTTGCGTGTAGCGCCTGGCGAGGAGATAGACTACAATGCCGAAGGAAATTTGCATGGCGAGCGACGCACGTTGTTTGTTGTTTCCGTGCCGGGGTTGAATGACTGGAGTAAAGATCATGAGAAACATTGTGCTCCGCAGACGGATTTGGCTACCGGCCAGGCCCAGTCTCCAGCTTCAGTAGCTAAGAAGCGCACTCTGGAAGAGCAAGAAGGCATGGATGTGGATGACATGGATGATGGCACCCTAAAGCGTCAGCGTTTGGACAACATACAAGGCAATGAAGTCGCATCCGCATCTGCCCCATCACTTGGCTCTGAGTACCTGCTTAATTCACCCTTGCCTAATCGCCCCAGTATGGCCTGCATGGTTAAAGTATACGAGGACTTTGATTCCTATCAACTAAACTCGCTGGTGGACTTTGTGGGCTTCTTGTCGGTGGATCCTTCTTTGGATGCCGCCACCCTTGATGTCGATGGATATGAAAGCTTAAGCGAGCTGCAGGCGGCTCACCCATCGCCTTTTCTCATTCCCCGTCTGCATGCCTTTGGAGTCAAAATGCTGCCACATGCCAATCCGCTGCTAGATGAAAGTTTGCGGCAGCCACCCGAAGCCTGCGATGACCCAAATCCCTCCCAACTCGCCATTCACAAGGATTTGCGCATGCTGTTGAAGCTTTGTTTATTCGACGACGATCTTGCTGCCGAGTATTTGCTCTCGCATTTGATTTCGACAGTCTACAGCCGTACCGATATGCAAAGCATTGGAAAGTTTGCATTGAACTTGTGTAATCTTCCTAAGGAATCCGCCCAGGAGTATACCAAGAAGCTGTATCAAGTGTTGGAGTTGCTCCTGCCGGCCAGCCACTACCTACCAATGACCCTGGATATGATGAATACAGCTGCCTTTGCTCCCAAGTAATTGGAATAATCCACTTTTAAAGCACAAACTAACTTTCTATTTTTCACCTAACAGGAAGGACTACGATACCAACAAACTAGTCTCTGGGCTTTTGCAGCTTGCCCCACACACTCATTTAGTGCTGGATGAGACCTCCCTGCAACAAGGCAAGCTGGAGGCTAACGGCGTTCAAGCCGTTCAGCACTTGGCTCACCTTATCAACAACCAAGAGCTGAAGTGCGACTTTCAGTATTACCAAATCGATTATCAAGCAAACATTCCCGTCCTGGTCCTTAGTGAAGGGCGCAGTATGTTGCCGGTAAGGAAGAAATATGGATGATACAGCAttcgttttatttatttcatatatCTTTTCCAGAGCGATTTTATTGTCCCCATAAATGCCGACGCTAAGGCCGTAGAAATGCTTGACGAATCTCTTAAGGCAGCCCATCATTACCTTCAACCGTCGCGGCTTCACCAGTTTCGCAAGTACTTGACTACGGCAAGGATTAGCCCATTTAGTGTCAGCGACGAGCACACCGAAATGATCCAGCAGGAGTTTGTGGATATGCGCAAAGCGAATGTAAAGAGCAATGCAGACGACCTGCATGGGTTGCTGGTCCTTTCCCGGCTACTGGGCATTGCCCGTGGAAAGGAGGCACTCGATAAGGAAACTTGGCAGCTAGCCACTGAATTTGAGTCCAAGCGGCGCCAAAGGCTCCAATCCCTTCCCAAATCTTCTCAAACTCGTAACTGAaacatttcatttttacatgccccttttagtttttataaaaaataaatcatatttttcatataaaaGTACTTTATTATAAGAtaagcttttattttaaatgtgtAGGAAAAAATATAATGCAAATTACTAAATCTATTCTTATTTTAAGATTCACGGTCCTCCACAACTTCGTGACTTAAATGTTCGAAGCGTTCTTCAAGCAACTGACTGGTCAGGCAGTCGCCACATAAGTTAAGATGGCAGTAACAGCTGTTGCAACGCCAGTGCGTTCTGGTTACCGATGCCTCTTCGCAGTCGGCGCACTTCGGTGCCAAAGGATCAGGCTCATAACCGCCTTCCACTTGCTGCTTTTCGCTGTAAACAGATGAAAGAAGCTTTAGCCGCAAGTCCTGCCGCCGCTTTGCTTCCGAATAAAAATCTTCATTAACGGCTTCTGGTTCGGTCTTTGGTTCCGCCTTGATTCTTAAGGACGCCGCCGGCATACCCATCTCCGAAGCAGGCGATTGAATGTGCAAATCGTCGTCCTCTACCGGCATTTGAAGCGATAAATTCTGGGCAGGAAAAAAAGTCGACCGGCGTAAGCTGAGCTTTGCTTTGCCGTGTCCCGACCGGCGATACTTTGGAATCCGGCCAGGCACTGGCATGCCTGCATCGTGTAACTTCTGAAAGTATTTTTGTACGCGGCTGAATACTTGCTGGGCGGTACGATTGCCAAGCGCCTTCGCTATTTTCGTAAACCGGCGCATTTCAATTTCCTCCGGCGGATATTGAATCAGAAGCTGTTCTAAATGGCGCTGCTCCTCATTTGTCCATAAGCGGGCAAAGCTTTCTGATCGTTTGTGAGATTTAACTTCAGGGTTCCACGTACTACGATCTATCTCAGATGATATATCTTTTAAGGGCACTATTCCTTGAGCTCCTTTGGTGTCATCCTGGGCACTCAGTGTGGGTACATCGGGCAATTCTGCCGTGATTATGTAATTGTCCGAAATAAGAGGCTCATTATTCCGCAGCTTGTCCAGTAGCAGTTGCGGATTATCCAAGTATACTTTCCGTGACGCTTCCAGTTCCTCAATCTGTTGGTGGACTCGAATCCTTTGCGCCTGCAAAACTGCAATAGTTCGCAATAAATTTGCATAACTTTCGTTGCCCCGAAGAGCCAAGTGCTCCGTCTCAAATTGAAAGACATCGTCGTCCTCCGGAGAAGAGTCCTCCTGGGTTTCCAAGTTATCTGTCTCGTTAATCataacaaacacaaacaatattaaaaaaacgtTTTCTTAGGGATGGACCGCTAGCGATAGACAGCTGATAATGTTTATCGATCGAGCCAACTGATAAGCAACAGCTGGTCGGCCTGGATCGGTGGAGTGGGATACGTAacatttatttacatatttttcgCCATGCAAATTTCCCAAATCCTGGCCCTGGGCTGTCGGCCTTCTGTTCGCTTGACCTCCACGGTACTACTTTCAACAATATTTATGGTTAGAGAAATTAATCTTATCAAAACCAACAGCGCACCGCTGTCACGAGCCCCTCCTCCAATTCGGTGCGTATTGTAGAGGTGGGTCCACGGGATGGACTCCAAAACGAACCCAAACTGCTCCCCGCAGCCACAAAGATCGAATTGATCGATCGTCTCTCCCGAACGGGTCTGAAAACCATAGAAGCCACCAGCTTCGTGAGTGCTAAATGGGTGCCCCAGATGGGAGACAACACTGAAGTGTTCTGTGGTATTCGTAAGGTTCCTGGAATCAACTACCCCGTCCTCACGCCCAACATTAAAGGATTTGAAAGTGCTCTGGCGGCTGGAGCGGAAGAGGTAGCCGTCTTTGGAGCCGCTTCTGACgctttttccttaaaaaacGTCAATTGTACAGCAGCGGAGGCTATCGAAAGGTTCAAGCCAGTTCTTAAAGCCGCAAAGGAGAATGGAGTTCGTGTCCGCGGCTATGTATCAACCGTCGTTGGCTGTCCCTATGAAGGGGCTGTGGCTCCGGCTGCCGTTGTCAAAGTAGTCGAAGCGTTGCATGAAATGGGGTGTTATGAGATATCGTTGGGTGACACCATTGGAGTTGGCACTCCGGGCAGCATGCGTCGAATGCTTGATGAGGTGACACGAGTGATACCAGCTGAAAATTTGGCCGTGCATTGTCACGACACTTACGGCCAGGCTCTGTCCAATATTCTTGTCTCCCTGGAGTACGGCATTCGTGTGGTGGACTCGTCTGTATCCGGCCTAGGAGGATGCCCGTATGCCAAGGGTGCATCTGGCAATGCGGCCACCGAAGATGTAGTCTACATGTTGCACGGCATGGGCCTCAATACCGGCGTTGATCTCGACAAACTCATTCAAGTGGGTCGGTATATTTGCTCAGAATTGGGCAGGCCCTCGGAGTCGAAGGTGAACCGCGCCTGGAAGGGACCGCTGCCGCAAAAGCAGTAATCCTACAAATATTCTACAATTGAAAACGATGGCATTTACTAGGACTAGTTATTcaatacatatattcttgtaGCAAGTTTAACCCCTAAAACATGGACGTTTTTCTTTATAATCTTAAAACTTTTGGGCATCCCGAATCGTATACAAGGAGACATCGCCAGAGGCTAGTGATAGATCGGCCAGGCTATGGTTAGCGCGGCGTGGAATGTGCGAGGATGTGGAGGTTTTTGGTGGCGCATCGCTcggcattttcatttttccatcGTGACGGAGGACGGTAGGTTCCACGGCCGAGTTGAGATACTTCTGGATGCGTGGCACACTGGGCATAGGTAATGGAGTGCGCTCGTCCACCACCtaagaatacaaaaaaaaaggtcatATTGGTGGAATTGTggataaatattaaacttaCGTGTTTGATTTCAGATGATATGTATGCTTTTTTAGGCAGCAATTGAGCCGTGGAATCAATGCCTTCGAGTAAACATCCACTTATTTCAGCAGAACCAGCTCCCTTGCCAAAGTTAGGCTTTGGTTGACACAGGCGGGACTCCTGCTCCAGCTCAGTAATGGCCAAGGTACTAAACACATCGGCGCTGGTCTGCCTAAAAAGAGCCATGAGGGGCGCAGTGCCAGACTTCTGGGTGTACGTGCGAATGGGACTGACGATATTTGCATAAGCCGGCTGCTTTATCTGCTGCTGGCGACGTTGCGGAATTCCCGAGGACGCACCGAAGAACTTCTTTCTAGTCCACTCCATGTTAAGATCATGCTTAAGAGGCTGCTTAGCCTTGCACGGTGATGATCTAAGGGTTTGCGGCTTGTTACTAGGACGAAGCGGCAACGATGGTTCCAAAAACTCAGACTTCGGAGTCTTGCGAATCGGCTTGGGTGACATCACAAACGTGTCTGACTTGGCCAACACCGGAGTTTTGGGCTTGGCAGCGGCAAGGGACGGAGCGGTAGCAGGAGCCGCCGCTCCAGTCATGTACTCCATGCCCTTTTGCATCATATACTGCATTTCCTCCATAGTATCATTAAAATGCATGGAACGATTTTCATCGTTCTCCTTGTCCTCCGGCTCATCTTCGACTGTCAATACATCGGCCTCTGGAGTAACATCTAGAGTTTGTTTTTCAGTAACCGACTTATCGTCAAGGCGAGAGATATTTTCCTGTTTAAGTTCAGGAATAAGCTGAACATCTTCATTGTCAGAAGAAGACAGCTCAATTATTGTGTTTTCGGCATACTCGGATTCCTGCTCCTCCTCAACTGGCTCATTATGTCCCTTTGATGCAGATGTTAGCTCCTTAAGGCTACCGTGAAGATCGCTCAGGAGCTCCTTCTCTTCACCCTTCGACATTCCTGGTGGTTTAGCCTTTGCAATTGCAGCATAAAACAAGTCGTCGACGCTTAGAAGAGTTCCGCTTAAAGAATTATCTGTGGCTGTTTCGTAGCAACTGGATGCGTTCGTTTTTAAAGTGCGAGCGCTCTGGAAGCTAACCTGCGATGAGATATCAGAGTCGAGTTCGTTATCCTCGATAATAGTCGAGGGGCGCATCAGGCCCACCATCTTCACAGGCGAGACCTTGGGCTTGGGCTCCATGCTGGACTCGTCAAGCCCAGCCAGGGTATTATCGTTATCCCAGAATCGCGAAGGTGCCTCCACATCCTCTATCTGAGTGCATTCCACGCCCTTGACCGGACTCTCGTTATCCAGTAGATCCTCGGTGCCCACTGCTTCGAGCATACGACGCAGAGCATCAATCTCCTTCTGATCATCGGCGTTAAGGTTCCGGGAGACGCTGCGATCCTTGGCCATTGCAACAACCTGGCTTTTATCCTCACTGTGTAGGTATTGGAACAAGGTGCTATCTGGATCGGATCCAGTCTTATCGCACATGCGTTCGAAGGCATCAAAGCTGTCATCCCGATCCGTAAATTGTCCCATAGCGCCTTCGTAAATAGTATCCTCGTTGATATTAATGGTGGTTTGGCTGGTGGCAGCCGGCGGACCTACTTTCTTAGCCCTATTGCGGATATCCTCGTCGATATTCAGGCTGTAGCGCATTTCTTTAGACTCCTCCATTTTTGCAGGCTTCTTAGGTTGGCTGAAATATTGAGGAGCGTTAGCAAGCAGAAACAAAACTAATcaaaattgatatttgtaGTATGTAGGTAACTCGATTTTTGACATGCGGCATTCAAGAATACACATTCGTGTTGTTGGTGATCAAATTTCTATGGAATTTCGATTCTAGGTGTCTTGCTACCcaaagaaaatgtatttacCAATCGTTTAAGAGATAGGCGCGTAGTTTCTGACGCCAGGCCTCGTTGTCCTGAAATTTTCTAAGACCACTcatttttccctttttatttATGCGTTGTTGTTTGTGTGCTTGTATACGTGTGCGGCAAGTCCTTGAGCCACAAATCCAGGTACTCCGGTTCGATCAAGCGCCTATAGTTTAAAGCATTTAGTCTCATATGCGGGTCTTAACTACCTACCTTCTTGCTATAAATTTCCCGTGCACAcactatatgtatatttaaatatatattgctTGATTCGCGGTATGCCAGAAAACGATCGGTAATTTCAAACGCGACGCTCCGGTCTTTGAACGAGAGATGGGGAAAAATTAATCGAAATTACGATTCATAATAGGGATGGAATTTCCGAACTTTAAAATTGGCGCCATTGCatacaaatttaaatgaaTCATAATTTATGATACTTAAGTCAAGATAGATtacaaaaaacattaaaatattctaaattcatataaaaaaaatcaagtaaAATCCATTTCTATAAAGTTTCCTTCTTGGTGGGGTTTGGGGGAATGGAATGGAGGAATTCTATTCACACTAAAACATAATCGCATAATTATAACtactatatatttattttaaaactgtt
This region of Drosophila bipectinata strain 14024-0381.07 chromosome 2L, DbipHiC1v2, whole genome shotgun sequence genomic DNA includes:
- the LOC108124470 gene encoding mini-chromosome maintenance complex-binding protein, which codes for MPCAMDLPRTPDELADQAMEGTASKDLLKDSSRWHSIPLLNYTPLHKLKDQTLVRFRGMIQDMMDPEIFLERYEVKSSNGIKRFQDGKFRDCLRVAPGEEIDYNAEGNLHGERRTLFVVSVPGLNDWSKDHEKHCAPQTDLATGQAQSPASVAKKRTLEEQEGMDVDDMDDGTLKRQRLDNIQGNEVASASAPSLGSEYLLNSPLPNRPSMACMVKVYEDFDSYQLNSLVDFVGFLSVDPSLDAATLDVDGYESLSELQAAHPSPFLIPRLHAFGVKMLPHANPLLDESLRQPPEACDDPNPSQLAIHKDLRMLLKLCLFDDDLAAEYLLSHLISTVYSRTDMQSIGKFALNLCNLPKESAQEYTKKLYQVLELLLPASHYLPMTLDMMNTAAFAPKKDYDTNKLVSGLLQLAPHTHLVLDETSLQQGKLEANGVQAVQHLAHLINNQELKCDFQYYQIDYQANIPVLVLSEGRSMLPSDFIVPINADAKAVEMLDESLKAAHHYLQPSRLHQFRKYLTTARISPFSVSDEHTEMIQQEFVDMRKANVKSNADDLHGLLVLSRLLGIARGKEALDKETWQLATEFESKRRQRLQSLPKSSQTRN
- the Atac1 gene encoding ZZ-type zinc finger-containing protein 3, which translates into the protein MINETDNLETQEDSSPEDDDVFQFETEHLALRGNESYANLLRTIAVLQAQRIRVHQQIEELEASRKVYLDNPQLLLDKLRNNEPLISDNYIITAELPDVPTLSAQDDTKGAQGIVPLKDISSEIDRSTWNPEVKSHKRSESFARLWTNEEQRHLEQLLIQYPPEEIEMRRFTKIAKALGNRTAQQVFSRVQKYFQKLHDAGMPVPGRIPKYRRSGHGKAKLSLRRSTFFPAQNLSLQMPVEDDDLHIQSPASEMGMPAASLRIKAEPKTEPEAVNEDFYSEAKRRQDLRLKLLSSVYSEKQQVEGGYEPDPLAPKCADCEEASVTRTHWRCNSCYCHLNLCGDCLTSQLLEERFEHLSHEVVEDRES
- the Hmgcl gene encoding hydroxymethylglutaryl-CoA lyase, mitochondrial gives rise to the protein MQISQILALGCRPSVRLTSTRTAVTSPSSNSVRIVEVGPRDGLQNEPKLLPAATKIELIDRLSRTGLKTIEATSFVSAKWVPQMGDNTEVFCGIRKVPGINYPVLTPNIKGFESALAAGAEEVAVFGAASDAFSLKNVNCTAAEAIERFKPVLKAAKENGVRVRGYVSTVVGCPYEGAVAPAAVVKVVEALHEMGCYEISLGDTIGVGTPGSMRRMLDEVTRVIPAENLAVHCHDTYGQALSNILVSLEYGIRVVDSSVSGLGGCPYAKGASGNAATEDVVYMLHGMGLNTGVDLDKLIQVGRYICSELGRPSESKVNRAWKGPLPQKQ
- the sip2 gene encoding uncharacterized protein sip2 isoform X1, whose amino-acid sequence is MSGLRKFQDNEAWRQKLRAYLLNDCQPKKPAKMEESKEMRYSLNIDEDIRNRAKKVGPPAATSQTTININEDTIYEGAMGQFTDRDDSFDAFERMCDKTGSDPDSTLFQYLHSEDKSQVVAMAKDRSVSRNLNADDQKEIDALRRMLEAVGTEDLLDNESPVKGVECTQIEDVEAPSRFWDNDNTLAGLDESSMEPKPKVSPVKMVGLMRPSTIIEDNELDSDISSQVSFQSARTLKTNASSCYETATDNSLSGTLLSVDDLFYAAIAKAKPPGMSKGEEKELLSDLHGSLKELTSASKGHNEPVEEEQESEYAENTIIELSSSDNEDVQLIPELKQENISRLDDKSVTEKQTLDVTPEADVLTVEDEPEDKENDENRSMHFNDTMEEMQYMMQKGMEYMTGAAAPATAPSLAAAKPKTPVLAKSDTFVMSPKPIRKTPKSEFLEPSLPLRPSNKPQTLRSSPCKAKQPLKHDLNMEWTRKKFFGASSGIPQRRQQQIKQPAYANIVSPIRTYTQKSGTAPLMALFRQTSADVFSTLAITELEQESRLCQPKPNFGKGAGSAEISGCLLEGIDSTAQLLPKKAYISSEIKHVVDERTPLPMPSVPRIQKYLNSAVEPTVLRHDGKMKMPSDAPPKTSTSSHIPRRANHSLADLSLASGDVSLYTIRDAQKF
- the sip2 gene encoding uncharacterized protein sip2 isoform X2 produces the protein MEESKEMRYSLNIDEDIRNRAKKVGPPAATSQTTININEDTIYEGAMGQFTDRDDSFDAFERMCDKTGSDPDSTLFQYLHSEDKSQVVAMAKDRSVSRNLNADDQKEIDALRRMLEAVGTEDLLDNESPVKGVECTQIEDVEAPSRFWDNDNTLAGLDESSMEPKPKVSPVKMVGLMRPSTIIEDNELDSDISSQVSFQSARTLKTNASSCYETATDNSLSGTLLSVDDLFYAAIAKAKPPGMSKGEEKELLSDLHGSLKELTSASKGHNEPVEEEQESEYAENTIIELSSSDNEDVQLIPELKQENISRLDDKSVTEKQTLDVTPEADVLTVEDEPEDKENDENRSMHFNDTMEEMQYMMQKGMEYMTGAAAPATAPSLAAAKPKTPVLAKSDTFVMSPKPIRKTPKSEFLEPSLPLRPSNKPQTLRSSPCKAKQPLKHDLNMEWTRKKFFGASSGIPQRRQQQIKQPAYANIVSPIRTYTQKSGTAPLMALFRQTSADVFSTLAITELEQESRLCQPKPNFGKGAGSAEISGCLLEGIDSTAQLLPKKAYISSEIKHVVDERTPLPMPSVPRIQKYLNSAVEPTVLRHDGKMKMPSDAPPKTSTSSHIPRRANHSLADLSLASGDVSLYTIRDAQKF